In Brucella melitensis bv. 1 str. 16M, a genomic segment contains:
- the rpmE gene encoding 50S ribosomal protein L31, translated as MKANIHPDYHTIKVVMTDGTEYMTRSTWGKEGDTMNLDIDPTTHPAWTGGSQTLLDRGGRVTKFKNRFGNLGI; from the coding sequence ATGAAAGCCAATATCCATCCCGACTACCACACCATCAAGGTCGTGATGACCGATGGCACCGAATACATGACCCGCTCGACCTGGGGCAAGGAAGGCGATACGATGAACCTCGATATCGACCCGACCACGCACCCGGCCTGGACGGGCGGCTCGCAGACCCTGCTTGATCGCGGCGGCCGTGTCACCAAGTTCAAGAACCGTTTCGGCAATCTCGGCATCTGA
- a CDS encoding YebC/PmpR family DNA-binding transcriptional regulator, with protein MAGHSQFKNIMHRKGRQDAVRSKMFSKLAREITVAAKQGLPDPAMNPRLRLAIQNAKAQSMPKDNIERAIKKAAGNDGENYDEVRYEGRGPGGVSVIVEALTDNRNRTASNVRAAFTKSGGSLGETGSVSFMFDRVGEIVYKPEAGDADKVMEAAIEAGAEDVQSGEDGHVILCAFEDIGEVSKALEAALGEAESIKTIWKPQTNTELDEEKARSVLKLLSVLEDDDDVQNVYTNFEVSDEVMEKLSA; from the coding sequence ATGGCTGGCCATTCACAGTTTAAGAATATCATGCATCGCAAGGGGCGTCAGGACGCCGTGCGGTCGAAAATGTTTTCCAAGCTCGCGCGCGAAATCACCGTTGCTGCGAAGCAGGGGCTGCCCGACCCGGCGATGAACCCGCGCCTGCGTCTGGCGATCCAGAATGCCAAGGCGCAGTCCATGCCCAAGGACAATATTGAGCGCGCCATCAAGAAGGCTGCCGGCAATGACGGCGAGAACTATGATGAAGTGCGCTATGAGGGCCGTGGCCCCGGCGGCGTATCGGTCATTGTCGAGGCGCTGACGGACAATCGCAATCGAACGGCATCCAATGTGCGTGCCGCCTTCACCAAGTCGGGCGGTTCGCTCGGCGAAACCGGCTCGGTTTCCTTCATGTTCGATCGCGTTGGCGAAATCGTCTACAAGCCTGAAGCTGGCGATGCCGACAAGGTTATGGAAGCGGCTATTGAAGCTGGCGCCGAAGACGTGCAGTCGGGCGAAGACGGCCATGTTATCCTCTGCGCTTTCGAGGATATCGGCGAGGTGTCCAAGGCGCTCGAAGCTGCCCTCGGTGAAGCCGAATCGATCAAGACAATCTGGAAGCCGCAGACCAACACCGAACTGGATGAAGAAAAGGCGCGTTCGGTTCTCAAGCTTCTCAGCGTGCTTGAAGACGATGATGACGTGCAGAATGTCTATACCAATTTTGAAGTCAGCGACGAAGTGATGGAAAAGCTGAGCGCTTGA